The genomic interval GTCCTTGTCCAGTGCGTCATTAATGATGAGCAGCCCGCCGGCCTTCAGGAGCCGGACGGCCTGTTCCACGTAGCCGGGCAGGCCGGGCTTGTCGGCATCAACAAACACCAGGTCATAAGCGGAGTCGGTCAGGCGCGGGAGGACGTCACCGGCGCGGCCGGAAATGGTACGGGTGCGGTTGGCCGGACTGCCGGCCTCCGAAAAAGCTTCACGTGCCGCCTTCAGGTGTTCGACGTCCACGTCGATGGTGGTCAGCACGGCCTGCGGTCCGAGCCCCCGCAGGATGCATACCCCCGAGACGCCTGCGCCTGTGCCGATTTCGACGGCGGTCTGGGCCTTCGAGCCCGCAGCCAACACCGTCAGGACCGCACCAACACCTGCGCCGATGGGCGTCACGCCCAGTTCGAAAGAGCGCTCCCTGGCACGAAGCATAACCTCATCCTCTGCGGGCAGATCTTCTGCATAGGACCAGCTCGTGGATTTGTCGGCGCTCATGTGATTCGCTTTCTGGGCGGCAGGGGAGTGTTTAGTACAGCCTACTGTGTGCGGGGGTGCCAGCCGCGGAAGGGAATCGTTGTGCCTCTGGCTGAAGAACCGCCCCGGTCAGGAAATTCCCAGCCAACTTTGAAATGATGGATATCCGGTCATCCGTGAGGTGATCGGCGCCGAACAAGAGATGTCAACAGTATCCGGGCGATAGCAATCCACGATGGGAGTGGACGATGTCAGCATCAGGTATGGCGCCTGTCCCTGCGACGCAAGATTCCGCCGCTGAATGGGTCAGGCCCACTTGGGAGGAAGTGGTGGCCAACCACTCCGCCAAGGTCTACCGGCTGGCGTACCGCCTGACGGGGAACAAGTTCGACGCCGAGGACCTCACCCAGGAGGTGTTCGTCCGCGTCTTCCGGTCACTGGAGAATTTCAAGCCAGGGACACTGGATGGCTGGCTGCACCGCATCACCACCAACCTGTTCCTGGACCAGGCGCGCCGGAAAACCCGCATCCGGTTTGACGCGCTGGCCGAAGACGCCGAGTCCCGGATCCCCGGGCGTGAACCCGGACCGGAACAGAGCTTCGAACACAACAACCTGGACCTTGATGTGCAGGCTGCCTTGGAGGAGCTGCCCCCGGACTTCCGCGCCGCCGTCGTGCTTTGCGACCTGGAAGGCCTGTCCTACGACGAAGTGGCCGCTGCACTCGGCGTCAAACTGGGTACCGTCCGTTCCCGTATCCACCGGGGCCGGACCATGCTGCGCGAAAAGCTGGCCCACCGCGATCCCAGGCCACAGCAAGGACGCACGCCAAAGCTTTCGCTGCCGCGCATCGCCAGTATCCTCTGATCGGCACCATGACGCCCCAGAACCCCTTCGGCCGCCGGCATCACCGCGGCGCCGACCACGTGCGGACCTGCGCAGAATGTGCAGCGGCGCTGAAGCGTGAACGCCAGTACATCGAGCGGCTCCGTGACGCGGCTGTGCCGCCTGCCAGCGAGGACCTGACGGCCCGGCTGCTGGTCAGGACGCAGCTGCTCGCGGCCGCGGCCGAGTCAGCCCCGAGCCCGTACCGGGCCGCGCGAGCCGTGGCACTTGCCGCCGGCGGGACAGCAGCAGCCGCTGGAATTCTTGCCGTCAGCGCGTTTGCGCTGGCGGGGGACAGCCTGCCCGTCGCCCAATCGGCCATCAACGGAAGCCTGTTGCAGCATACG from Pseudarthrobacter sp. SSS035 carries:
- a CDS encoding O-methyltransferase, which translates into the protein MSADKSTSWSYAEDLPAEDEVMLRARERSFELGVTPIGAGVGAVLTVLAAGSKAQTAVEIGTGAGVSGVCILRGLGPQAVLTTIDVDVEHLKAAREAFSEAGSPANRTRTISGRAGDVLPRLTDSAYDLVFVDADKPGLPGYVEQAVRLLKAGGLLIINDALDKDRVANPAVRESNTVVLRQVGKAIRDDDRLASAMLPTGDGLLVAVKK
- the sigE gene encoding RNA polymerase sigma factor SigE; the protein is MSASGMAPVPATQDSAAEWVRPTWEEVVANHSAKVYRLAYRLTGNKFDAEDLTQEVFVRVFRSLENFKPGTLDGWLHRITTNLFLDQARRKTRIRFDALAEDAESRIPGREPGPEQSFEHNNLDLDVQAALEELPPDFRAAVVLCDLEGLSYDEVAAALGVKLGTVRSRIHRGRTMLREKLAHRDPRPQQGRTPKLSLPRIASIL